The DNA region GTTGCCCAGATCCCACGGACGGGAAACCAGCGCGGCTTTCGCTTCTGCAGGCGTTGGCGCACGGCGGATCAGCTCGATGATCGGGTCGATGTTGGCCAGCGCAACCGCCAGCGCTTCCAGGATGTGCGCACGATCGCGGGCTTTACGCAGTTCAAAGATGGTACGGCGGGTCACCACTTCACGGCGGTGACGGACGAACGCGCTCAGGATCTCTTTCAGGTTCATGATCTTCGGCTGGCCATGGTGCAACGCAACCATGTTGATACCGAAGGAGACCTGAAGCTGAGTCTGGGAGTACAGGTTGTTCAGCACAACCTCGCCCACCGCGTCGCGTTTGATCTCAATCACGATGCGCATGCCGTCTTTGTCAGACTCGTCACGCAGCGCGCTGATGCCTTCAACGCGTTTTTCTTTTACCAGCTCGGCGATTTTTTCAATCAGACGCGCTTTGTTCACCTGATACGGGATCTCGTGAACAATGATGGTTTCACGGCCGGTTTTGGCGTCCGCTTCTACTTCAGCGCGGGCACGGATGTAAATCTTGCCGCGGCCGGTACGGTACGCTTCTTCAATGCCGCGACGACCGTTGATGATCGCCGCCGTCGGGAAGTCCGGGCCCGGGATGTGTGCCATCAGCCCTTCAATGCTGATGTCTTCATCGTCGATATAGGCCAGGCAGCCGTTGATCACCTCGGTGATATTGTGCGGCGGAATGTTGGTTGCCATACCGACCGCGATGCCGGACGAACCGTTAACCAGCAGGTTCGGGATCTTGGTGGGCATCACATCAGGGATGCGCTCGGTGCCGTCGTAGTTATCGACGAAATCAACGGTCTCTTTTTCCAGGTCGGCCATCAGCTCATGAGCGATTTTCGACATACGGATTTCCGTATAACGCATCGCCGCAGCGGAGTCGCCGTCGACTGAACCAAAGTTACCCTGACCATCTACCAGCATGTAGCGCAAGGAGAATGGCTGCGCCATACGAACGATGGTGTCATACACGGCGATATCACCATGCGGGTGATATTTACCGATGACGTCACCGACGACGCGGGCAGATTTTTTATAGGCTTTATTCCAGTCATTGCCCAATACGTTCATGGCGTATAGTACGCGACGGTGTACCGGCTTAAGGCCATCGCGGACGTCCGGCAGCGCACGGCCAACAATGACCGACATCGCATAGTCCAGATAGGAGCTCTTCAGCTCTTCCTCGATGTTAACCGGTGTAATTTCTCTCGCAAGGTCGCTCATCTAACCGCTATCCCTCTACTGTATCCCGGATTCAAAGGTCGCAAATTATAACACAGCCGAGGTGATTGAGGTAAACCTATACGCTTTATTCGCCGGGATTGCCTGATATACTCCTTTGTCTTGCTAAATAAGGAGTAAAAGCGCCCATGAATGCCGAAAAATCCCCGGTGGCCCACAACGTTGACCACGAAGAGATTGCCAAATTTGAAGCGGTGGCGTCCCGCTGGTGGGATCTCGAAGGTGAGTTCAAACCGCTGCACCGCATTAACCCGCTGCGTCTGGGCTATATCGCGGAGCGCTCCGGCGGTCTGTTCGGTAAGAAGGTGCTCGACGTTGGCTGCGGCGGCGGCATCCTGGCGGAGAGCATGGCGCGCGAAGGAGCGAATGTCACCGGCCTGGATATGGGCTTTGAACCGCTGCAGGTTGCCCGCCTTCACGCCCTCGAGTCCGGCATTCAGGTCGACTACGTGCAGGAAACCGTGGAAGAGCACGCGGCTAAACATGCCCATCAGTACGACGTGGTGACCTGCATGGAGATGCTGGAGCACGTACCCGATCCGCAGTCCGTGGTGCACGCCTGTGCAAAACTGGTGAAACCGGGCGGCCAGGTCTTCTTCTCCACCATCAACCGCAACGGTAAAGCCTGGCTGATGGCCGTCGTCGGCGCGGAGTACGTGCTGCGCATGGTGCCGAAAGGGACGCACGACGTGAAGAAATTCATCAAGCCGGCGGAGCTATTAACCTGGGTCGACCAGACGTGGCTCAAAGAGCAGCACATTACCGGCCTGCACTACAATCCGCTGACCGATAAATTCAAGCTCGCGCCGGGCGTTGATGTTAACTATATGTTGCACACAACCGCCAAAAACGACTAACGTCATTCGTTATTCTTATAAAGATTGCGCGACATCATGTTGCGCAATTCTGACCTCCCGTTGAAGAAATCAGCACTCGATCAAATTTTGAATTTTTTTTCTTAATTATTGACATCTCTTCCAGGCCTTACGGTACGAGGACTTAGCCTTTTTTACCCTTTCACAACCTCAATTTAACGTCAAAATCAACCCTTGTGCTGAAAAGATTCGATACTAGAATACTCACCATATAGCGTTTCTCTTATCGCAAACCCCCTATATGTAGTATTTATCCACAGAGTTAGTCACAAGACGGATCTGTGGATAAGCGGGGGATATTTTTTATTTCACGGACAGGTAAACCCCACATGAATCAGAGTCTGCTGGTGACAAAGCGCGACGGTACTACCGAGCGTATCAATCTGGACAAAATCCATCGAGTTCTCGACTGGGCAGCAGAAGGACTGAACAACGTATCTATCTCCCAGGTTGAACTGCGTTCCCACATTCAGTTCTACGACGGCATCAAAACGTCTGATATTCACGAAACGATTATTAAAGCAGCGGCAGACCTGATCTCCCGCGAAGCACCGGATTATCAGTACCTGGCTGCACGTCTGGCGATTTTCCACCTGCGTAAAAAAGCCTACGGCCAGTTTGAGCCGCCGAAGCTTTACGATCACGTGGTGAAAATGGTTGAGCTGGGCAAATACGACACGCATCTGCTGGAAGACTATACGGAAGAAGAGTTCGAGCAGATGAACGGGTTTATCGATCACTGGCGCGACATGAACTTCTCCTACGCGGCGGTGAAGCAGCTCGAAGGCAAATACCTGGTTCAGAACCGCGTAACCGGTGAGATCTACGAAAGCGCCCAGTTCCTCTATATTCTGGTGGCCGCCTGCCTGTTCTCTAACTACCCGCGTGACACCCGTCTGGACTACGTGAAGCGTTTCTACGATGCGGTATCCACGTTTAAAATTTCTCTGCCGACGCCAATCATGTCCGGCGTGCGTACCCCTACCCGTCAGTTCAGCTCCTGCGTGCTGATCGAATGTGGCGACAGCCTGGATTCCATCAACGCCACCTCCAGCGCCATCGTGAAATACGTTTCCCAGCGTGCCGGTATCGGCATCAACGCCGGTCGTATTCGCGCGCTGGGCAGCCCGATTCGCGGTGGCGAAGCGTTCCACACCGGCTGCATCCCGTTCTATAAGCACTTCCAGACGGCGGTGAAATCCTGCTCTCAGGGCGGCGTGCGCGGCGGGGCGGCGACCCTGTTCTACCCGATGTGGCACCTGGAAGTAGAAAGCCTGCTGGTCCTGAAAAACAACCGCGGCGTGGAAGGCAACCGCGTGCGCCACATGGACTACGGCGTGCAGATCAACAAGCTGATGTACACCCGTCTGCTGAAGGGTGAAGACATCACCCTGTTCAGCCCGTCCGACGTGCCGGGCCTGTATGACGCGTTCTTTGCCGATCAGGACGAGTTCGAGCGTCTGTACACCAAATACGAAAAAGACGACAGCATCCGCAAGCAGCGCGTGAAGGCGGTCGACCTGTTCTCCCTGATGATGCAGGAACGTGCCTCTACCGGCCGTATCTACATCCAGAACGTTGACCACTGCAACACCCACAGCCCGTTTGATCCGGTCGTTGCGCCAGTGCGCCAGTCTAACCTGTGCCTGGAGATCGCCCTGCCGACCAAACCGCTGGAAGACGTGAACGACGAAAACGGCGAAATCGCGCTGTGCACGCTGTCCGCGTTCAACCTGGGCGCAATTAAGAGCCTGGACGAGCTGGAAGAGCTGGCCGTGCTGGCGGTTCGCGCGCTCGACGCCCTGCTGGACTACCAGGATTACCCAATCCCGGCGGCTAAACGCGGCGCAATGGGCCGTCGTACCCTCGGTATCGGCGTGATCAACTTCGCCTACTGGCTGGCGAAAAACGGCAAGCGTTACTCCGACGGCAGCGCCAACAACCTGACGCACCAGACGTTCGAAGCGATTCAGTACTACCTGATGAAAGCCTCTAACGAGCTGGCAAAAGAGCAAGGCGCGTGCCCGTGGTTCAACGAAACCACCTACGCGAAAGGCATTCTGCCGATTGACACCTACAAGAAAGACCTGGATGCGATCGTCAGCGAGCCGCTGCACCTCGACTGGGAAGGCCTGCGCGAGTCCATTAAAACGCACGGCCTGCGTAACTCCACGCTCTCTGCCCTGATGCCGTCCGAGACCTCTTCGCAGATCTCCAACGCCACCAACGGCATTGAGCCGCCGCGCGGCCACGTCAGCATCAAAGCGTCGAAAGACGGCGTGCTGCGTCAGGTGGTGCCGGATTACGAGACACTGGGTGACAAGTACGAGCTGCTGTGGGAAATGCCAAACAACGACGGCTACCTGCAGCTGGTGGGTATCATGCAGAAGTTTATCGACCAGTCGATCTCTGCTAATACCAACTACGACCCGACGCGCTTCCCGTCCGGCAAGGTGCCAATGCAGCAGCTGCTGAAAGACCTGCTGACCGCCTACAAATTTGGCGTGAAAACGCTGTACTATCACAACACCCGTGATGGTGCGGAAGACGCCCAGGACGACCTGGCTCCGTCCATTCAGGACGATGGCTGCGAAAGCGGCGCATGTAAGATCTAATGTAAATGCCGGGTGGCGCTCCGCTTACCCGGCCTACGATTTTGTTTGCCCAACCGACAAAATCTCTCACAGGACACACTCATGGCATATACCACCTTTTCACAGACGAAAAACGACCAGCTCAAAGAGCCGATGTTCTTCGGCCAGCCGGTCAACGTGGCACGCTACGACCAGCAAAAATATGACATCTTCGAAAAGCTGATCGAAAAGCAACTCTCCTTCTTCTGGCGTCCGGAAGAAGTGGACGTCTCTCGCGACCGCATTGACTACCAGTCGCTGCCGGATCACGAAAAGCATATCTTCATCAGCAACCTGAAGTACCAGACGCTGCTGGACTCCATTCAGGGCCGTAGCCCGAACGTGGCGCTGCTGCCGCTGATCTCCATTCCGGAGCTGGAAACCTGGGTGGAAACCTGGGCGTTCTCCGAGACGATCCACTCCCGCTCTTACACCCATATCATCCGCAACATCGTGAACGATCCGGCGGTGGTGTTTGACGATATCGTCACCAACGAACAGATCCAGAAGCGCGCGGAAGGCATTGCCCATTATTACGATGAGCTGATCGAGATGACCAGCTACTGGCATCTGCTGGGCGAAGGCACCCACAGCGTGAACGGTAAAACCATTACCGTGAACCTGCGCGCGCTGAAAAAGCAGCTGTACCTGTGCCTGATGAGCGTCAACGCGCTGGAGGCGATCCGCTTCTACGTCAGCTTCGCCTGCTCCTTCGCCTTTGCCGAGCGCAAGCTGATGGAAGGCAACGCCAAAATCATCCGCCTGATCGCCCGCGACGAGGCCCTGCACCTGACGGGTACCCAGCACATGCTGAACCTGCTGCGCAGCGGCACGGACGATCCGGAGATGGCGGAAATCGCCGAAGAGTGCAAGCAGGAGTGCTACGACCTGTTCGTGCTGGCGGCCCAGCAGGAGAAAGAGTGGGCAGAATACCTGTTCCGCGACGGCTCCATGATTGGCCTGAACAAAGACATCCTGTGCCAGTACGTTGAGTACATCACCAACATCCGCATGCAGGCTGTCGGTCTCGATCTGCCGTTCCAGACGCGCTCTAACCCAATCCCGTGGATCAACACCTGGCTGGTGTCCGATAACGTCCAGGTCGCGCCGCAGGAAGTGGAAGTGAGTTCTTACCTGGTCGGTCAGATTGATTCTGAAGTCAACACCGACGACCTGAGCGACTTCCAGCTCTGATGTCACGCGTCACGCTAAGTCTTTCCGGCACCGAGGTGCTGTGTCGGGAAGAGCACCCTTCTCTGCTGGTGGCGCTTGAGGCGCATCAGGTAGAAGTAGAGTACCAGTGTCGTTCCGGCTACTGCGGCTCCTGCCGCTGCCGTCTGGTCACAGGCCAGGTGGACTGGCTGACCGAGCCGCTGGCCTTTATCAACGAAGGGGAAATTTTGCCCTGCTGCTGCCGGGCAAAAGGCGATATCGAAATCGAGATGTGATTGTGTCGGGTGGCGCTTCGCTTACCCGACCTACAAAACCGGAGTTCGTAGGCCGGGTAAGGCGCAGCCGCCACCCGGCAATTTCAGCGTTAATCCTTCAAAAAGCTCACCGCTTTATCCGGGAAATCCGTAAACAGCCCGTCCACGCCCGCCTGATTGTATAACACCTCATAAAGCTGATTCACGTCCGCGGCATACGGCGGCAGCTGGTCTGCGCGCACCGTGTACGGATGGACCTGCATCTTGCTCTCATGCGCCTCTTTCACCATTGCCGTCAGCTTCACGTGGCCCGGCGTTGAGCCTTCCGCCACCAGCATGTGGTAATCCGGCCCGATTCCGTCGGCGTACTGCGCAATCTGCTTCATCGCGCCCGGCTTGAACATCCAGTCGTAGCTGTAGTTCACCCACTTTCCGTCAGGCTGCTTCTCCTGGGTTTCATTCCAGTCGGTGTAGGCAATCAGCTGCACCAGATTGAGGTCCATCCCCATCTTCGGCTCCAGCTCGGTTTTAATGCGCTTCAGCTCGGCGGCGTCAAAACACTGCAGATAAACCTTGTCCTTTTTGCTGGTGTAGCCGTACTGCTTCAGCACCTCCAGCGTCTTCGCGGCAATGTCCTTCCCTTCCTGATGGTGGAACCACGGGGCTTTGATTTCCGGGTAGATACCGATATTTTTACCGGTCGAGTGGTTCAGCCCCTGAACAAACTCAATCTCTTCCTGGAAGGTATGAATGCGGAAGTCAGATTTGCCCATCGGGAAACGACCCGGATAGACCTGCACCTTCTTGCCGCTCTCAATCTCGAAGCCTTCGGTAAACTTCAGGGAGCGAATCTCCGCCAGCGTGAAGTCGATGGCGTAGTAGCGGCCATCCTTACGGGCGCGGTCCGGGAAACGCTCCGCCACGTCCGTCACGCGGTCCAGATAGTGATCGTGCAGGACAACCAGCTGGTCGTCCTTCGTCATCACCAGATCCTGCTCCAGATAATCCGCGCCCTGGGCATAGGCCATCGCTTTTGCCGGCAGCGTATGCTCCGGCAGATAGCCGCTCGCGCCGCGGTGGGCAATCACGATTTTATCCGCCGCCAGCGCGGACCCGGTCATCAGGCCCGCCAGCAGCAGGCCCGTCGCTAACTGAGTTAATTTCATCGCAAAGCTCCTTATTGACGACGCGCCAGCACTTCCGCGTGGTGACGTTTCTCACCGATCATTACGACAATCAGCAGCAGCACCGCCAGCACGCTGCCGCCGATCATCACCATAAAGCCGCCGTCCCAGCCGAAGAAGTCAACGGTGTAGCCCACGATAGCGCTCGCCGCGACCGAACCGCCCAGGTAGCCGAACAGACCGGTAAAGCCTGCCGCCGTGCCTGCCGCTTTTTTCGGCGCCAGCTCCAGGGCATGCAGACCGATCAGCATCACCGGACCATAAATCAGGAAGCCGATAACGATCATGC from Enterobacter chengduensis includes:
- the ubiG gene encoding bifunctional 2-polyprenyl-6-hydroxyphenol methylase/3-demethylubiquinol 3-O-methyltransferase UbiG; amino-acid sequence: MNAEKSPVAHNVDHEEIAKFEAVASRWWDLEGEFKPLHRINPLRLGYIAERSGGLFGKKVLDVGCGGGILAESMAREGANVTGLDMGFEPLQVARLHALESGIQVDYVQETVEEHAAKHAHQYDVVTCMEMLEHVPDPQSVVHACAKLVKPGGQVFFSTINRNGKAWLMAVVGAEYVLRMVPKGTHDVKKFIKPAELLTWVDQTWLKEQHITGLHYNPLTDKFKLAPGVDVNYMLHTTAKND
- the nrdA gene encoding class 1a ribonucleoside-diphosphate reductase subunit alpha → MNQSLLVTKRDGTTERINLDKIHRVLDWAAEGLNNVSISQVELRSHIQFYDGIKTSDIHETIIKAAADLISREAPDYQYLAARLAIFHLRKKAYGQFEPPKLYDHVVKMVELGKYDTHLLEDYTEEEFEQMNGFIDHWRDMNFSYAAVKQLEGKYLVQNRVTGEIYESAQFLYILVAACLFSNYPRDTRLDYVKRFYDAVSTFKISLPTPIMSGVRTPTRQFSSCVLIECGDSLDSINATSSAIVKYVSQRAGIGINAGRIRALGSPIRGGEAFHTGCIPFYKHFQTAVKSCSQGGVRGGAATLFYPMWHLEVESLLVLKNNRGVEGNRVRHMDYGVQINKLMYTRLLKGEDITLFSPSDVPGLYDAFFADQDEFERLYTKYEKDDSIRKQRVKAVDLFSLMMQERASTGRIYIQNVDHCNTHSPFDPVVAPVRQSNLCLEIALPTKPLEDVNDENGEIALCTLSAFNLGAIKSLDELEELAVLAVRALDALLDYQDYPIPAAKRGAMGRRTLGIGVINFAYWLAKNGKRYSDGSANNLTHQTFEAIQYYLMKASNELAKEQGACPWFNETTYAKGILPIDTYKKDLDAIVSEPLHLDWEGLRESIKTHGLRNSTLSALMPSETSSQISNATNGIEPPRGHVSIKASKDGVLRQVVPDYETLGDKYELLWEMPNNDGYLQLVGIMQKFIDQSISANTNYDPTRFPSGKVPMQQLLKDLLTAYKFGVKTLYYHNTRDGAEDAQDDLAPSIQDDGCESGACKI
- the nrdB gene encoding class Ia ribonucleoside-diphosphate reductase subunit beta, with protein sequence MAYTTFSQTKNDQLKEPMFFGQPVNVARYDQQKYDIFEKLIEKQLSFFWRPEEVDVSRDRIDYQSLPDHEKHIFISNLKYQTLLDSIQGRSPNVALLPLISIPELETWVETWAFSETIHSRSYTHIIRNIVNDPAVVFDDIVTNEQIQKRAEGIAHYYDELIEMTSYWHLLGEGTHSVNGKTITVNLRALKKQLYLCLMSVNALEAIRFYVSFACSFAFAERKLMEGNAKIIRLIARDEALHLTGTQHMLNLLRSGTDDPEMAEIAEECKQECYDLFVLAAQQEKEWAEYLFRDGSMIGLNKDILCQYVEYITNIRMQAVGLDLPFQTRSNPIPWINTWLVSDNVQVAPQEVEVSSYLVGQIDSEVNTDDLSDFQL
- the yfaE gene encoding class I ribonucleotide reductase maintenance protein YfaE — translated: MSRVTLSLSGTEVLCREEHPSLLVALEAHQVEVEYQCRSGYCGSCRCRLVTGQVDWLTEPLAFINEGEILPCCCRAKGDIEIEM
- the glpQ gene encoding glycerophosphodiester phosphodiesterase → MKLTQLATGLLLAGLMTGSALAADKIVIAHRGASGYLPEHTLPAKAMAYAQGADYLEQDLVMTKDDQLVVLHDHYLDRVTDVAERFPDRARKDGRYYAIDFTLAEIRSLKFTEGFEIESGKKVQVYPGRFPMGKSDFRIHTFQEEIEFVQGLNHSTGKNIGIYPEIKAPWFHHQEGKDIAAKTLEVLKQYGYTSKKDKVYLQCFDAAELKRIKTELEPKMGMDLNLVQLIAYTDWNETQEKQPDGKWVNYSYDWMFKPGAMKQIAQYADGIGPDYHMLVAEGSTPGHVKLTAMVKEAHESKMQVHPYTVRADQLPPYAADVNQLYEVLYNQAGVDGLFTDFPDKAVSFLKD